One window of the Geotrypetes seraphini chromosome 19, aGeoSer1.1, whole genome shotgun sequence genome contains the following:
- the LOC117352114 gene encoding insulin-like, which produces MALWIQTLPLLAVLAFFAPTCQAMVNQHLCGSHLVEALYLVCADRGFFYIPRSRRDVEQPLMTGPLQNELDTLPFQQQEHQKVKRGIVEDCCHSTCSLYELESYCN; this is translated from the exons ATGGCGCTGTGGATTCAAACATTACCATTGCTTGCTGTCTTGGCTTTCTTTGCGCCCACCTGCCAGGCTATggtcaaccaacatctctgtggTTCTCACCTGGTAGAGGCTCTCTACCTGGTGTGTGCTGATAGGGGCTTCTTCTACATCCCCAGAAGTCGACGAGATGTTGAGCAGCCTTTGA TGACTGGACCTCTGCAGAATGAGCTGGACACTCTACCGTTCCAACAGCAGGAGCACCAGAAGGTGAAGCGTGGGATAGTGGAGGACTGCTGCCACAGCACCTGCTCCCTGTATGAGCTGGAGAGCTACTGCAAttag